Part of the Streptomyces europaeiscabiei genome is shown below.
CTCCGCGACCCGCGCCGCGGTCGAGGAGGGCATCGTCTCCGGTGGTGGCTCCGCGCTCGTCCACGCCGTGAAGGTCCTCGAGGGCAACCTCGGCAAGACCGGCGACGAGGCCACGGGTGTCGCCGTCGTCCGCAAGGCCGCCGTCGAGCCGCTGCGCTGGATCGCGGAGAACGCCGGCCTGGAGGGTTACGTCATCACCTCCAAGGTCGCCGAGCTGGACAAGGGCCAGGGCTTCAACGCCGCGACAGGCGAGTACGGCGACCTGGTCAAGCAGGGCGTCATCGACCCGGTCAAGGTCACCCGCTCCGCCCTGGAGAACGCCGCCTCCATCGCCTCCCTCCTCCTCACGACCGAGACCCTGGTCGTCGAGAAGAAGGAAGAGGAGCCGGCCGACGCGGGCCACGGCGGCCACGGCCACTCCCACTGACGTTACGCACGTCGGCAGGTTTTTCTGAGGCCCAGTCCCCGGTTGCCGGGGCTGGGCCTCTTCCCTTGCAGTGACGTCGTGCGCCTGCGGTGGGAACAGTCACCAGGGCAGACGAACCGTGTGGACTCGCGCCCGCTCCTTGCTCGTCCCCCGTCCGGGCGCGAGGCTCACCATGGCGAGCCTCGGGGGCAGTGCTTCGGCGAATCGCAGCCCTCGTACGGCGTGGATGCCGATCTCGGGGCATGAGCCCCGCCGTGGTCTCCGCGACCGCGGCTCCCCAGGTCAGCGTCGTGACGTCCTCGCGCAACCGGATGAAACCGGTCGTCCGTCCGCCGTGAGGGACCGTCACGGACGCAAGGGAGGCGGTCAGTGGCGTTCGCCCGGTGCCCGGCCCACCTCCGTGGCCGCACGCCGCCGTCGCCGTCACCGCCGCGCGCGACGGCCGTGCCGACCGGGTGCACCACGTCCGGGTGCGCCTCGCGCGCCTCGGTCAGCCTGGCACCGGCGCGCCGGGTCAGGGCCACCGGCGGGTCGTTGCCGAGGAGTACGTCCCGCGCCGCACGGGCCGGCGCGTGCGGCCCGACGCGGTTGGCCCCCATGCGAACGGGTGACGGATCGTCGGTTCGTTCCAGGGTCGTTGCGCGTGAAATCCCGGGTTGCGGACGGTAGTCCCCGGTGAAACCCTGATAACTGTCTGGACTCACCAGAGCTGTCGCTTTCTTTCTCGTCCGCGAGGTGTGGTCGGCGTGCCGACTGTCAGCGGGACAAGTGGAATTCACTTCGATGCGCCGGAAGCGCTACGGCCCGATGCCCAGGAAAAGGCAATCGATTCGGCGGTCGAAGCGTGGAGCGGGGGCGGGCTTGAGGTGGTGGTCGACCGGAGTTCCTTCGCTGACCCGCTGACCGGCTACGGCCAACGTCCTGAACACGCCGCCTCTCTGCAGGAGGTGGGCGGCCGACCGGCCCGTGTCGTGGAGTTCACCGACGAGGACGGATCGCATGTGGCGGGGGTTCACTTTCCTGGACAGGGCGAGGGTGCGACCGGCGTGCGGGACGCGGGCCGGCCGCCCATGACGGTGATCGTGAGATCGAGCCCCGGGGCACCGAGGGAGTCCGCTCTGAGAGTCGTCCACAGCATCCGGTTCACCGGCTGATCCCCTGTACGGAGCTTCACGATTCATCTGTGCTTCCACACCCAACAATTCACCATGCAAGGGAGGATGAGATGGCTTCCGTTCTCGCTTTTCCCAAGATCGCGAATGTGCCGCCCGTCGAAGCAGGGGAGAAGGTTCGCGGAGTGGGGCGGGTGCAAGGGTTTCTCAACCGGTTCGGCTACCTGACCGACGAATACAGTGAGAACAGGGTGGACGATCCGACGTCTCGCGCGCTGGAGAAGTTCCAGGAGTTCAACAGGATTCCCGCGACCGGCGATTTCGACGAGCGGACTCGCGCCGCGATGACCCAGCCTCGCTGCGCCATGCTGGACATGGACGACGGCGTGGCGTTCGCCGCGAGGTGCGCCTGGGGTCACCGCGACCTGACGTTCGCCTTCGACACGGGGACCGACGACGCGGGCCCCGGCCAGGAGTTCGACGCCGTGCGGAGCGCTCTGCAGACGTGGTCCGGCTCGGTTCCGGTGACGTTCGCCGAGGTCACGTCGGCCCAGGATCCCGACATCGTGATCGGGTGGCGGTCCGCCGACGATCCGGACCACAGCATGGTCGGCGGAGTCCTCGCACACGCGGACTTCCCGCCGGGATGCGGGGTCGTCACGAACGGGAGCACACCGAAGCCCGTCCACTTCGACGACACCGAACACACCTGGAGCATCGGGGCCGTGGCGGACTGCTTCGACGTGGAGACGGTCGCCCTGCACGAACTCGGGCACATTCTCGGCCTTGGCCACTCCAGTGTCCTTGGAGCGGTGATGGCGCCGACGGTCGCTGCGAACATGACGAAGCGGGACCTGGTTCAGGACGACATCAATGGAGCCCTGGCCCTGTACGCCGGGTGACAGGGGAGTGAGGTGTGGTGGGGAGCCCGGTGCGGGGCTCCCCACCACTCACACGACCGAGGGTGTCGGCGGCAAGAGCGCCCGTACGCCACCGGGGAGCGCGCACGGCGCCGCCCGGCCGCAGCGTGCCGGGCCGCGCCTGGCCACCCGGCAGGGGGGAGGGGGCCATGAACCGCTTGGCCGGTCTTGTCCCACACCCTGCCGTCCACCGACTGCGGGGCCGCCGACGACCACGTACTGCTGCGCCTGCACGGCAGCCCCGACATGGGCTCTCCGCCCGCTCGTGGAGACCGGACCGGAGGAGTACCTGTCGGGTGCGGGTGCGGGTGCGGGTGCGGGAGCGGGAGCGGAGGTGGGAGCGGAGGTGGGGACAGCGGGGCGCGCGGGGAGACCGGACGGCGCACGATCCGCTGAACGCTGCGACACCCTCGCCGGTCCCTCTGAAGTGAGCCGGAGTCGCGATCAACCCGTGACCCCCGACGATTGGGCCGGATCTCGTCTGGCGTGTGGAGGTGAGCTTCACCTAATCTGAACCCGAGGTAGCTCTTTGTAGTGTGGCGAGCACTACGGGCGATTGTCGACCCGGAGTTTTCGGGTACTCGTCTGCGGTAGTGGACCGTCGTCCACTACCGTTGAGTACGCCGACCGGGCAGCTCGGGGGATACGGGGGGACTGCGGTGGTTCATGAGGGGCAACCCTTGTGGCGTAGGAGCAGTGCTTGTGGCAATGAGACGGAATGCGTGGAGATAGCCATGCGGACAGGACATGTCTTCGCGCGCGACACCAAGACGCCTGCCACGGACGTGCTGCGTTTCACCACCGTCGCCTGGACGTACTTCCTCCGCGCTCTGTTACGAGAAGAGCTGAAGGACTCATGACTTTCTTACAGGTCGTCGGCAGGAAGTGTGGGGCCGTGAGGGACAGGTCTGCAGCGCAGTCTCCGGGACGCGAGAGCGGCTCCCGGCCCACCGGCGTGGGGGGTGCGGCGGTCTTCCTGCTCGTCGTGGGGACAGCTGCTTCGACCGCGGCCGCTGCCGCATCCCTGCTCGTTGAGAGCGTTCCCGTCAAGCGCGCGCTGTGGGTGGCCGTGCTCCTCGCCGTCTCGGTGAGTGCGGGCCTGTGGCGCAGCGGGCAGTCCGTCACGGGCTCCCCACCGGATTCTGATCGTCTTTCTCACGTCCCGCGCGCGGGCTCTCCGCGCTGAGGGCGTTGTCCCGTCGTTGTCGCCAGGTGTTCGCGGCCCACCAGGCGATGGTGGTGAAGACGACGGCGATCACTACTCCCACCAAGAGCCTGACGACCAGTCCCCACAGTGGCAACTCCCCGTTGGTCACTCGGGTCGCGATGAACCACACGCACGCTATGAGGAAAAATGCCGCGGCGACGAAGCATCCGACGGCGGCGTCGCCATGGGCCCCGGGCGTCGCATGCGGATTCTCCTCGCCGGGGTGCCTGTTCCCTGCCGCGTCCCAGGTCGCCGGGTCATCGGTCGGCTTGCGGGTGGGACCAGTCCTGTCCGCCTCTCGTCCGTCGGTGAGCGTCGGCTTGCGCCGACGACGCCACACTGACCTGGCCACGTCGATCCTCCCCCTGGTTACACCGATGGCGGTTGGTGTTGTGGGCCTTAGCCCATGCCGAGGTCCTGCTTGACGCGGCTGATCAGGTCGAGTGAACCGGACTCGTCGAGCGCCAGGTCCGAGAGGCGCCGGGCGCAGTCCTGATAGTGCTTCAGCAGTCCGTCGTCCTCACCGCCCGTCATGCTTCCGGCGGCGTGCTCCAGATAGAGCAGGTCCTTGTCGTCCGTGAAGCCGAGCAGGACGAAGCTGCCGAAGGTGCTGTAGTGGGCGCCGGCCTCGTAGGGCAGCACCCGGATCGTCACATCAGGGCGGACGCCGAATTCGAGCAGCTGCTGCAGCTGCTCCGCCTGAACCTCCTTCCCTCCGATCTCACGTCGCACGGCGGCCTCGTCGAGGACGAACACGGAATCGAGCCGTCCCTCGCCATCGAACATCCGCGCCTGGCGCTTCATCCTGAGGTCGACCACACGGCCGACCCGGTCGGCGTCAAGACCCCGTGGGGCGAGGAGCGCCTCCGCGTACCGGCGGGTCTGCAAGTGTCCGGGAATCACGA
Proteins encoded:
- a CDS encoding matrixin family metalloprotease, encoding MASVLAFPKIANVPPVEAGEKVRGVGRVQGFLNRFGYLTDEYSENRVDDPTSRALEKFQEFNRIPATGDFDERTRAAMTQPRCAMLDMDDGVAFAARCAWGHRDLTFAFDTGTDDAGPGQEFDAVRSALQTWSGSVPVTFAEVTSAQDPDIVIGWRSADDPDHSMVGGVLAHADFPPGCGVVTNGSTPKPVHFDDTEHTWSIGAVADCFDVETVALHELGHILGLGHSSVLGAVMAPTVAANMTKRDLVQDDINGALALYAG
- a CDS encoding DUF397 domain-containing protein; the encoded protein is MVHEGQPLWRRSSACGNETECVEIAMRTGHVFARDTKTPATDVLRFTTVAWTYFLRALLREELKDS
- a CDS encoding helix-turn-helix domain-containing protein yields the protein MTPSVDPSLNRRKLRIALRQARDEVGLTQREAAERVEWSQSKLIRIETGAVSISVSDLRALMEIYGITDPTLMAKLEEAARGSKGPSWWSSFHDVLTPQFAQYLGYETAAVRLHTYHPIVIPGHLQTRRYAEALLAPRGLDADRVGRVVDLRMKRQARMFDGEGRLDSVFVLDEAAVRREIGGKEVQAEQLQQLLEFGVRPDVTIRVLPYEAGAHYSTFGSFVLLGFTDDKDLLYLEHAAGSMTGGEDDGLLKHYQDCARRLSDLALDESGSLDLISRVKQDLGMG